The following are encoded in a window of Microbacterium sp. LWO13-1.2 genomic DNA:
- a CDS encoding carbonic anhydrase: MTRRLTPSAAWQEMQEGNRRFVNDEPRHPNQNVERRNDLVAAQYPMATLFGCSDSRLSAEIIFDKGLGDLFVVRNAGQVIGESIIGSLEYSVEVLQVPLIVVLAHDACGAVGAAIAGTAIDAKPLPPHIWKLIAPIIPAARKVLAEQGGSSPADIDAEMVGREHLRNTVADLLQSSELISQAVADGRLGIVGANYRLSEGTAVPIVSVGLAIDAGSEIPA; encoded by the coding sequence ATGACACGTCGACTCACGCCATCGGCCGCCTGGCAGGAGATGCAGGAGGGAAACCGACGGTTCGTGAACGACGAGCCGCGGCATCCGAATCAGAATGTCGAACGTCGCAACGACCTCGTCGCCGCGCAGTACCCGATGGCGACCCTGTTCGGATGCTCGGACTCCCGCCTCTCGGCCGAGATCATCTTCGACAAGGGCCTCGGCGACCTGTTCGTCGTGCGCAACGCCGGCCAGGTCATCGGGGAGTCGATCATCGGCAGCCTGGAGTACTCGGTCGAGGTTCTCCAGGTCCCGCTGATCGTCGTCCTCGCCCACGATGCCTGCGGAGCCGTCGGTGCTGCCATCGCGGGCACCGCGATCGACGCGAAACCCCTGCCGCCGCACATCTGGAAACTCATCGCCCCGATCATCCCTGCCGCGCGCAAGGTCCTGGCCGAGCAGGGCGGATCCTCGCCGGCCGACATCGACGCCGAGATGGTCGGACGCGAGCACCTGCGCAACACCGTGGCAGACCTGCTGCAGTCGTCCGAGCTCATCAGCCAAGCCGTCGCCGACGGCCGACTGGGCATCGTGGGCGCCAACTACCGACTCAGCGAGGGCACGGCCGTGCCCATCGTCTCCGTGGGGCTCGCGATCGACGCGGGCTCCGAGATCCCGGCCTGA